In Erigeron canadensis isolate Cc75 chromosome 1, C_canadensis_v1, whole genome shotgun sequence, a single window of DNA contains:
- the LOC122586113 gene encoding V-type proton ATPase subunit G 1-like yields MDYSSRGRSQGQGLGRGQSRLPIELLQTAEKEAQRIVNAARNEKVEWIKQAREEAEKEVAEFRAQMEAEFQRKLAEASGDLGANVERLEEEANAKIEQLKVDAARITPEVVDMLLKHVTTVKY; encoded by the exons ATGGATTATTCCAGCCGAGGGCGTAGTCAGGGTCAGGGTTTGGGTCGGGGCCAAAGCCGACTTCCAATTGAACTGTTGCAAACTGCAGAGAAGGAAGCTCAACGAATCGTGAATGCTGCCCGTAATG AAAAAGTGGAGTGGATTAAACAGGCCAGAGAAGAGGCTGAGAAGGAGGTTGCTGAGTTCCGTGCACAAATGGAAGCAGAGTTTCAGAGAAAACTTGCAGAG GCCAGTGGAGATTTGGGTGCCAATGTGGAGCGTCTCGAGGAGGAAGCCAATGCAAAGATTGAACAATTGAAGGTGGATGCTGCCAGAATTACACCCGAGGTTGTTGACATGCTTTTGAAGCATGTAACAACTGTAAAGTATTAA